From the Ipomoea triloba cultivar NCNSP0323 chromosome 8, ASM357664v1 genome, the window AAATCAACGACTCATAATCTCCCTCTTGACATGATTTAGTATTTGATAATAAGGCAAGTTTTTTTTAAGGGGGTGTAATTTGATTCATCCATCTACGATGATCAGTGGCTAAAAAATGATGGAgtcaatattataaatattagtataaagGAATTAACTTAGGATtccatatttcaaaaaaaaaaaaacacttaggattccatattttcatgcatatatttctttaatgtaCCAAAAATATTAGAGCAAATATGTTCTTTTTGCAAACTAGCACCAATAACGATCCAATTACACATGAGacactactaaaaaaaaaaaaaaaagaagcagacAAGAaatgagacaaaaaaaaaatgacaaatctaTCCAAAAACGAATTAACAAAATTAGAGTAATTATTCTAACCAAAAGTAATATCTATTAGCTAATATCATACCAACTACAatagtatttatataattatttttaaaaaagtgcaaATGAAACGTTAATTTTAATGCCAACTATAATAAATTTCTCCTATATAGTCTTTCACTAATGTACTTTGAATTAcctatttaaatacaaatattggacattatatttatattaacaatttgcGTATCACTACTAGATTATTGTGATGAAAGTTTTGAATATATAGACGTCAACCACAACCAAGTTGGTCTGATGATTAGtttgataatcacaaaatttcaagttcaattctCCGATTTCAATCAAAATGTACATTCGAATAGCGACTACAGACCATCTCGTAAATCAAAGTTtcaatttgaatatataaatttctataattttgcATTGCTTTTTGTTACATCATAGCTTCTATTTCTTCCAAAATTAACCTCTCCATTACCACCATTATTACCAAAATCATTGTCTTCTCCACTAACAAAAGGAGCATCTTCATCAATCTTCCCCATCCCAACGCTGCAACTCCGGGGCATGCCGCCGGGATCCGACGCGGCCCGCTTCATCCGTTCCCGGGCCAACAAGTCCAGGTCAGCACTTCTAACGCCGTTAGTTGACGATGACGCCCGGACCAGCTCCCTGAAATCCTCGCTTTCATTGGACCGGAGAGATCCGACGCTGAAATTCTTCGGCAATCGGCCGCCGTGCATCGGCCCAACTCCGGCGACGTTTCCGACGCCGACCCGCCCGCTGCAATCCGTCATGCTTCTCACGTAGAAATCCCTCGCCTTGCAAAGAGCCGTGAGGGGAAACGTCACGAAGCGTATGAGTCTCTTCCGGTGCCTTCCTTTGCCTTTCATGGCCGCCGGAATCTGATCCTGCCCGGAGATTCTGTTTCCGACACTTGCAGAATTAACTAATTGATCGAACGAAagtaaacaaaagaaaacatgTTTTTTATTATGTTGAAGAAGTGCTGAGGATGAATTCTTCTTCTTATGCGGAAGATTAATTGTTGGTTTTATAAGGGGAAAAAGTATCTGGAGACTGGAATGGCTACTAGAGAAGAGGCCAATAAAGAACAAGAAGACAGGTCATCATTGCCTGTCCTAAATTCAATACTTTATAACAATTGTCTCAACTccaagttattattattatgattaatttaatcattatatttttcttaagttttaatttaattatttcaattatgtttttttttaataatatttacgAGAAAACATGTAGCAATTATCTAATGTGCGCTCTGAGTGAATTTCACCTTATAACTCAAACCGGCAAAAGACAACATTGAAATAAACCAGTTTAGATTAGTTGTTCATATatagctgaccgactcaaatTGTATCAATAAGATTTATAGGCATCTCCTATGGAGagtcaaaattatatttattagttactCAAGAATTGGTTTATCACATTCCgagctttaaaaaaattcacttcatatttaattcatagtaaaatattttcctagaatagtttttttcttcaaacttgaggaaaaacatatttttttcttatttggtTAATAGAGAACTGTTTCtaatgaaaattcaatttctcaaatttgaggaaaatgaATACATTACTCttctttgatattttattttccacaccttttagaaaaaatatatataacatgaatTCTTATGTTACTCTCACATATCTTTATTAGGTAGAaccatttgaatttttatactaattattctCAACAACTTATTCCCAACTAAGAAAACAATGAAACcaatatttcaaataattttcttcTATGAACTTTAAATCAAATTCattctcaattatttttcaCAAACTAAAGAGATCGTtagtaattaaaacaaaaaaaaaaatcaaatagtgTTTGCATTAGGAAGTGAATATTAAGACATAAAATTTAAGGAGAGAATGTTAcgttactcaattaattaataagtttttcttatttaaaGGCTTcttttatactaataaataacaAAGGAGGCAAGTTTGGcacacaaattaaataatgtttaaagAACTGTATAAAACAAAGACCTGGTAAATGTTTAGTgaatcttcaaaaatattattttgccCCAATTGGACCCATTAATAGCcaataaaaaaatgattattaaataaGATAGGGACCTTAGCTTTAATAATACACTATGGCATAAATACATTAAGATAAGATTTGAAAAGGGATGGGGGTGGGCTGTGGGGGAGAGGGGAcatctaatctaaaaattatattaaaatgaataatgaaggttaaaaaaatagaaaatgtattCAAGTAATTAATTGTCATGACTCATGAtagtttgtatatataatgtgcttattttattgtatacacactttttttaatgattttaatttttttaaattgttaattaaagCCATTAACTATAAGAAATCATACATTGTACGtactttttttaatacacttagaaattattttttattattaggtTCCTACTAGGAAAGAACATTGGGCACTTATGGTGTGCCTCATTTGCACCAAGGAGCTGCTCTGTTTTCTGGTAGTCTCATTAtactaacaaaaattaaagtgcTTACAGGAGCACCTTGAACACTCTCTCTCATACACATTCACATAAATCTTAAAACCTATAAAAACCATCCAAAATTCCCAGGTTGCTCTAAGAAATAAAGGAATGAAACACGAAATTGACTAGGTCGTCGAGGTTTTGGATCGGACCATCCTATTTTGTCAGCATCATTTGACCTGTCGTGTCCAGCGTGCTTCCTCATTTCTTCGTGATTCTTGGTTTTTATACAGTTAATTTTCCTCTTTActtattcaaatattaaaacaattttaaatataataattaatatttaatcttTATAAACTTAAttcagttaattaattaatttcaatttcatctgTTGAGTATTACTTGTATTACATTTGTGTCCTTTTAATCTTTGAGTTCAAAATTTATCATATTTAGTCTCTCGTATATtgaaaatatgtcaattttagccatcaTTTTATTGAAAGTGtactaattttagtttttcattagCACTAAAAAGTGACAAAATAATGAATCTAAGCAATTTAAACTTGAGAATAacaattttgaaaaagaaaaataaaacaaaacgcAATAGTAAAGAGACTAAAATTATACtcatatgttttcaaaaaaaaaaaaaattatactcatactgacaaaaaaaaaaaaaggaaagaataaAATAAGCTAAGTATGTGCAGCCAAAACGGTTCAAACCCTCAACCTCTCACTTAACAACACACTTTCAATCTACTTAGTTAGCTATACCAACTCTTGTGCATTGGAAGGCAGGGGGGTGGTACATGTGTGTCAAGAATGAAGACTAGCCGATGTTGTATACTTTTCAGGCATTCGAAAGGTCCTCAATAAGGCACTCGTGCCTCCCCATAAAAGGCTTCGAATCCCATAGTTCACTAGATCCACCTGCCTCGATTTAGTGGTCTTTGATCGTAACTTCAAATAACAACACTAGGGTCCATTATTTGGACTAtaacttgtattatttattatttgggttGTCATTTTGAGCCAAAATCTCGAGCTTTGTACGTACTCTTTTTGGCCGAGCACCCCAAAcaataatactattattttcCTACCCCGTTATGTACTTCCATATCCGGTTTATGGTGAAGTCGGTCCCAACAAAACCATCACATACCtaatttattaatcttttttttcttttttgtataACCCATGTATCTTGGCTTTGTCAAAATATATCTTGAGCCTCCATGAACTAAGGCCCATAAAGGAGTTAGAACTTGAGTGGTCTGGACCCATAAACTCGCCCCAAGGCCCGTAAAGAAAGTAAATCCTAAGTTATTCAAGTGATTTTATGTTCCCTCATCCTACA encodes:
- the LOC116027752 gene encoding uncharacterized protein LOC116027752; translated protein: MKGKGRHRKRLIRFVTFPLTALCKARDFYVRSMTDCSGRVGVGNVAGVGPMHGGRLPKNFSVGSLRSNESEDFRELVRASSSTNGVRSADLDLLARERMKRAASDPGGMPRSCSVGMGKIDEDAPFVSGEDNDFGNNGGNGEVNFGRNRSYDVTKSNAKL